One segment of Candidatus Woesearchaeota archaeon DNA contains the following:
- a CDS encoding histidine biosynthesis protein HisIE, which yields MATKRKVTRKKSISKKKPVLKKSAVKKGVKSAVKRKVVKKLAVVKKGAKKKVKVIKSAAKKKASAVKKTVKKKVSAVKIKTTRVTKKAVKKAKVKAVAKVKKVEKKAVKKLNHTEQKAKQKVKEVSKKFRQMEKQLAAHVKKDPHKAVIIAVAVTAAVGAALIALARRKR from the coding sequence ATGGCAACAAAAAGAAAAGTAACTCGTAAAAAAAGTATTTCAAAAAAGAAACCTGTTCTAAAAAAATCCGCAGTTAAAAAAGGGGTTAAATCTGCAGTTAAACGAAAAGTAGTAAAAAAACTAGCAGTAGTTAAAAAAGGAGCTAAGAAAAAAGTAAAAGTAATTAAAAGCGCTGCTAAAAAGAAAGCTTCAGCGGTTAAAAAAACAGTTAAGAAAAAAGTTTCTGCAGTAAAAATTAAAACTACTCGAGTTACAAAAAAAGCAGTTAAAAAAGCAAAAGTAAAAGCTGTGGCAAAGGTTAAAAAAGTAGAAAAGAAAGCAGTAAAAAAATTAAATCATACTGAACAAAAAGCTAAACAAAAAGTAAAAGAAGTATCAAAAAAGTTTAGACAAATGGAAAAACAATTAGCAGCACATGTTAAAAAAGATCCACATAAAGCAGTAATTATTGCGGTTGCAGTAACTGCGGCAGTGGGGGCAGCTTTAATTGCACTTGCTAGACGTAAAAGATAA
- a CDS encoding NUDIX domain-containing protein produces the protein MIALDLPWRYFVSKGVQEIIDDLDGVSRIKELHELVESSKHGGYQNPLPAVDIIVADEVDNSPAIWMGYRKNDPVGWALFGGFIDYGETIERAGVRELGEEGSVEGYDVSQFRCYSASDRDSRVHMISHVVIAKARGEFKPNDDILEVKKFKLSDLPSNIAFDHREIIGDYAKSIGYDFFLQKS, from the coding sequence ATGATTGCACTTGATCTTCCTTGGAGATATTTTGTTTCGAAAGGGGTGCAAGAAATTATTGATGACTTGGATGGTGTTTCTCGAATTAAAGAATTGCATGAGTTAGTTGAATCTTCAAAACATGGGGGATATCAAAATCCATTACCTGCTGTGGATATTATTGTTGCTGATGAAGTTGATAATTCGCCTGCAATTTGGATGGGATATCGAAAAAATGATCCTGTTGGTTGGGCATTATTTGGGGGTTTTATTGATTATGGTGAAACAATTGAACGAGCAGGAGTTAGAGAACTAGGTGAAGAAGGAAGTGTTGAAGGATATGATGTTTCTCAATTTAGGTGTTATAGCGCGTCTGATCGAGATTCGCGAGTTCATATGATTTCGCATGTTGTAATTGCGAAAGCTCGAGGAGAATTTAAGCCAAATGATGATATTTTGGAAGTTAAAAAGTTTAAATTAAGCGATCTTCCGTCAAATATTGCTTTTGATCATCGAGAAATTATTGGGGATTACGCAAAAAGTATTGGTTATGACTTTTTTTTACAAAAGAGTTAG
- a CDS encoding AI-2E family transporter, with translation MVSSKKSEKTDYGFQGRIAHYILLGIIFGLGFLLIYMLKPYFSAIFGGFILAFLFNPLFKKLNVKIKKPKLSAIITMFIALIIVIVPLLFLSGVLISQGTSVVNNLDNFDTYIQKINDLGPWDIQTDALEKLSSNSISYITSKIPAVISQISSFVLSMFISFFLMYYLLLHKVQIYDFFKNHLPLKPKASEYLLSNSRQLIKAMLIGQGVIALLQGTLGGLGFLIFGIDGAFFWGFVMAVTSVIPMVGTAIVWAPAAIFLLLDQNYTGGIGLILWGILVIGTSDNIVRPKLVNKLSDIHPVWVLLGVIIGLSYLGLMGLIVGPLLISLFFVLIKAYSAETKELK, from the coding sequence ATGGTAAGTTCTAAAAAGAGTGAGAAAACCGATTATGGGTTTCAAGGTAGAATTGCACATTATATTCTTTTAGGAATTATATTCGGACTTGGATTTTTATTAATATATATGTTAAAACCATATTTTTCTGCAATATTTGGAGGATTTATATTAGCATTTTTATTTAATCCATTGTTTAAAAAATTAAATGTAAAAATTAAAAAACCCAAATTATCTGCAATAATTACTATGTTTATCGCACTTATTATTGTTATAGTTCCATTATTATTTTTATCAGGCGTACTTATTTCTCAGGGCACATCAGTTGTTAATAATTTAGATAATTTTGATACATATATTCAAAAAATTAATGATTTGGGTCCGTGGGATATTCAAACTGATGCACTGGAAAAGTTATCTTCAAATTCAATTTCTTATATTACTTCAAAAATTCCTGCAGTTATTTCTCAAATTTCTTCATTTGTTCTTTCAATGTTTATTTCATTCTTTTTAATGTATTATTTATTACTTCATAAAGTACAAATTTATGATTTTTTTAAAAATCATTTACCATTAAAACCAAAAGCTAGTGAGTATCTCTTATCCAATTCTCGACAATTAATAAAAGCCATGCTTATAGGGCAAGGCGTGATTGCATTATTGCAAGGAACTCTTGGAGGTCTTGGATTTTTAATTTTTGGAATAGATGGTGCATTTTTTTGGGGATTTGTAATGGCCGTAACTTCAGTTATTCCTATGGTTGGAACTGCAATAGTTTGGGCTCCTGCAGCAATATTTCTTTTACTTGATCAAAATTATACGGGGGGAATCGGACTTATTTTATGGGGAATACTCGTTATTGGAACGTCTGACAATATTGTTCGTCCAAAACTAGTTAATAAATTATCGGATATTCACCCTGTTTGGGTTTTACTCGGAGTTATTATTGGATTAAGTTATTTAGGTCTTATGGGACTTATTGTTGGTCCACTACTTATATCATTATTTTTTGTATTAATTAAAGCTTATTCGGCAGAAACTAAAGAATTAAAATAA
- a CDS encoding NUDIX hydrolase, with the protein MVKKSERKMLEEKEFLKTYNPAEYNHPSVTVDVIIFSIQHDELKVLLVKRGEHPFIDCWAMPGGFVRINESLDEAAMRELSEETGVKNVYLEQLYSFGKVKRDPRTRVISVAYYALLGEDNLKDVNLRPTTDVKGVEWHSVEDLPELAFDHKEILNYALQRLKYKFEYSTVGFQFLPERFTLTEIQKIYEIVYGRELDKRNFRKKLNQMAILKETNETKIEGAHRPARLYRLKNKNIYLIKDRGFFVPF; encoded by the coding sequence ATGGTAAAGAAATCTGAACGAAAAATGCTTGAAGAAAAAGAATTTCTTAAAACTTATAATCCTGCAGAATATAATCATCCTTCTGTGACTGTTGATGTAATTATATTTTCGATTCAACATGATGAATTAAAGGTGTTGTTGGTTAAACGTGGAGAACACCCGTTTATTGATTGTTGGGCGATGCCTGGTGGTTTTGTTAGGATTAATGAAAGTCTAGATGAAGCTGCGATGAGAGAATTAAGTGAAGAAACTGGTGTTAAAAATGTTTATTTAGAACAATTATACAGTTTTGGAAAAGTGAAGCGAGATCCTAGAACTAGGGTTATAAGTGTTGCATATTATGCTTTGCTTGGCGAAGATAATTTAAAAGATGTTAATTTGCGGCCTACAACTGATGTTAAAGGAGTGGAATGGCATTCGGTGGAAGATTTACCTGAATTAGCATTTGATCATAAAGAAATATTAAATTATGCATTGCAACGATTAAAATACAAATTTGAATATTCTACTGTTGGATTTCAATTTTTACCTGAGCGATTTACATTAACTGAAATACAAAAAATATATGAAATTGTTTATGGTCGCGAATTAGATAAACGAAATTTTAGGAAAAAGCTTAATCAAATGGCCATATTAAAAGAGACTAATGAAACAAAAATTGAGGGAGCTCACCGACCAGCAAGATTATATCGTTTAAAAAATAAAAACATATATTTAATAAAGGACCGCGGATTCTTTGTTCCATTTTAG
- a CDS encoding glycosyltransferase family 4 protein, whose translation MSEQKLPKLLITTDSFLPRWDGIARFLQHIIPKLAKQYEITIICPKFEGVMPEIKNVRLVRVPLSKFRVGDFTLPKFKHGLIKKYVQKTDLVWSQTIGPIGLLSMALGKRYNKKVFSYVHSIEWELFSKSLKYLKKPVEYLMQTLVPFLYNKCDAIMIPYPGVRKMLKKRLIFSDMVVVPLGTEVDHFNSLPGKRMSKKLIGIKEDKFVIGYVGRIGREKDLDTLYRAFRKFNSEYANSKLVIVGGGVPLKFENMQDIILIGSTSNVLKYYQAFDVYVLPSLTETTSLTTMEAMSCELPVIVTPVGYLKEYIKHRENGLVFPQGNSDKLNLFLKKLIKDRQLRMQLGKNARKTIVENFTWDKTVQKVEKTLKKFISKK comes from the coding sequence ATGTCTGAGCAAAAATTGCCTAAGTTGTTGATAACAACAGATAGTTTTCTTCCTCGGTGGGATGGTATTGCTAGATTTCTCCAACATATAATTCCTAAATTAGCTAAACAATATGAAATAACAATTATATGTCCAAAATTTGAAGGTGTTATGCCTGAGATAAAAAATGTGCGTTTAGTAAGAGTTCCATTATCAAAATTTAGAGTTGGAGATTTTACGTTGCCAAAATTCAAACACGGGTTAATAAAAAAATATGTTCAAAAAACAGATCTTGTTTGGAGTCAAACTATTGGGCCTATTGGATTATTGAGTATGGCACTTGGTAAAAGATATAATAAAAAAGTTTTTTCTTATGTACATTCAATTGAATGGGAATTATTTTCAAAAAGTTTGAAATATTTAAAAAAACCAGTAGAATATTTGATGCAAACATTAGTTCCTTTTTTGTATAATAAATGTGATGCGATAATGATTCCATATCCGGGTGTTAGAAAAATGCTTAAAAAACGTCTTATTTTTTCTGATATGGTTGTTGTACCTTTAGGAACTGAGGTAGATCATTTTAATTCTTTGCCTGGAAAAAGAATGTCTAAAAAACTTATAGGGATAAAAGAAGATAAATTTGTGATTGGGTATGTTGGGCGAATTGGTCGTGAAAAAGATCTTGATACATTATATCGTGCATTTAGAAAATTTAATTCTGAATATGCAAACTCTAAATTAGTTATAGTTGGAGGCGGAGTTCCGTTAAAATTTGAAAATATGCAAGATATTATTTTAATTGGATCAACTAGTAATGTTTTAAAATATTATCAAGCATTTGATGTTTATGTGTTGCCCTCACTTACTGAGACAACATCTTTGACAACTATGGAGGCCATGAGTTGTGAACTTCCAGTTATTGTAACTCCTGTTGGTTATTTGAAAGAATATATTAAACATAGAGAAAATGGACTTGTTTTTCCACAAGGTAATTCTGATAAGTTAAATTTATTTCTTAAAAAATTAATAAAAGATCGTCAATTAAGAATGCAATTAGGAAAAAATGCAAGAAAAACCATAGTTGAAAATTTTACTTGGGATAAAACAGTTCAAAAAGTAGAAAAAACATTAAAAAAATTTATTTCAAAAAAATAA
- a CDS encoding cysteine hydrolase, with the protein MKQEQKNKIGLQSGKIVFYDVDTQNDFMREDGALSVPGAESLRPNLESLTNYARQNGIEIYHSRDKHFGTEEYSHVEVELTKYGGPFGEHCMAGTYGWENIEETTPKNPVHVESSKYSSDELTDLLNSPGEKVLEKQSLTLFINPDTGEYGNQNAEEIAEHLKEKTMILYGVYTAHCVIFAAEGFAQRGVDVYVVEDAIYAVGAVPNESDIAIERMKAAGVKFVTTNQVVSGELF; encoded by the coding sequence ATGAAACAAGAACAAAAAAATAAAATTGGTTTACAATCGGGAAAAATTGTTTTTTATGATGTGGATACTCAGAATGATTTTATGAGGGAAGATGGTGCTCTTTCTGTTCCTGGAGCAGAGTCTCTGAGACCTAATTTGGAATCACTAACTAATTATGCGCGTCAAAATGGGATTGAAATTTATCATAGTAGAGATAAACATTTTGGAACTGAGGAGTATTCGCATGTTGAAGTTGAATTAACTAAATATGGGGGTCCATTTGGCGAGCATTGTATGGCTGGAACTTATGGTTGGGAAAACATTGAAGAAACAACTCCTAAAAATCCAGTTCATGTTGAAAGCAGTAAATATTCGTCTGACGAATTGACTGATTTATTAAATTCTCCTGGAGAAAAAGTTTTAGAAAAACAAAGTTTGACTTTATTTATTAATCCTGACACGGGAGAATATGGTAATCAAAATGCTGAAGAAATTGCTGAACATTTGAAAGAAAAAACAATGATTCTTTATGGAGTTTATACTGCGCATTGTGTTATTTTTGCTGCAGAAGGATTTGCTCAAAGAGGGGTTGATGTTTATGTTGTTGAAGACGCAATTTATGCGGTTGGAGCAGTGCCTAATGAAAGTGATATCGCAATTGAACGAATGAAAGCTGCAGGGGTTAAATTTGTAACGACAAATCAAGTTGTTAGTGGAGAATTATTTTAA
- a CDS encoding DHH family phosphoesterase: MSLTAKENKEILDELDSCNRPLYFFHDDTDGLCSFLLFYRYKKEGKGICVKAQPILNDRFQKIVEDYVPDKIFVLDIPNLDQDFVDTVVKELKIPIIWIDHHTPQKISGVKYYNPRKKDIDNNIPAAKLCYDVVVQDPERKKDLWIAAVGFIGDWTIQPGLDELAKQYPGLVSPRIKRPEKALFDTKISEVIRIMNFILKGNTRGVMKCVKVLTRIESPYELLEPTTPPAKFVIRRYNVVNKIYQDMLSDALDKFRKEKSKLLVYVYESGQLSMSGDLSNELLYNFPKNVMIIGRIKNGEVKMSLRSGIKTKKIPPILKKALIGVEGYGGGHEYACGSCVKEKDFDKFLASIKEQVDAK, from the coding sequence ATGTCTCTTACTGCAAAAGAAAACAAAGAAATTCTTGACGAATTAGATTCTTGTAATCGTCCATTATATTTTTTTCATGATGACACGGATGGGCTTTGTAGTTTTCTTTTATTTTATAGATATAAAAAAGAAGGAAAAGGTATTTGTGTAAAAGCACAACCAATTTTAAATGACCGATTTCAAAAAATTGTTGAAGATTACGTTCCTGACAAAATTTTTGTGTTAGATATTCCTAATTTAGATCAAGATTTTGTTGATACTGTTGTTAAAGAATTAAAAATTCCAATTATTTGGATTGATCATCACACTCCTCAAAAAATTTCTGGAGTTAAATATTATAATCCTCGAAAAAAAGATATTGATAATAATATTCCTGCAGCAAAATTATGTTATGATGTTGTGGTGCAAGATCCTGAACGAAAAAAAGATTTGTGGATTGCAGCAGTAGGATTTATTGGTGATTGGACAATTCAACCAGGACTTGATGAGTTAGCTAAACAATATCCTGGGCTTGTATCTCCTAGAATAAAACGTCCTGAGAAAGCATTATTTGATACTAAAATAAGTGAAGTTATTCGAATTATGAATTTTATTTTAAAAGGAAATACTCGTGGAGTTATGAAGTGTGTTAAAGTATTAACTCGAATTGAGTCTCCGTATGAATTGTTAGAACCAACTACTCCTCCTGCAAAATTTGTTATAAGACGATATAATGTTGTAAACAAAATATATCAAGATATGCTTTCTGATGCGCTTGATAAATTTAGAAAAGAAAAGTCTAAACTTTTAGTATATGTTTATGAGAGTGGGCAATTAAGTATGAGTGGAGATTTATCTAATGAGCTTTTGTATAATTTTCCTAAAAATGTGATGATTATAGGTCGCATAAAAAATGGCGAAGTTAAAATGAGTCTTCGTAGCGGTATCAAAACTAAAAAAATACCTCCTATTCTGAAAAAAGCATTAATAGGTGTAGAAGGTTATGGTGGGGGACATGAGTACGCTTGTGGATCTTGTGTTAAAGAAAAAGATTTTGATAAATTTCTAGCTTCAATTAAAGAACAAGTTGATGCAAAATAA
- the nadE gene encoding NAD(+) synthase — protein MEKRIYNVDLENITEQGLKELQQQYVQDPMSLLKVDEVDADHLTQRFTGFLKDYLSLAGIEGYVLGLSGGLDSSLVLDLSVEAIGSENVLGLLIPSEKTSQDSIDFGKMVAKQYGVSYAVVPQELFELAILADNLIEDSIDKQLSEQGSWQRTGYSDNSMRIGNDHARQRMKILRRAAAKYGLLVGGTTNDTEQQLAYFTTAGDGRGGIDIESIVSLPKTSEFQYAKHRNLPSEVIDRIPSAELMEGHTDEGELTKLIGYDVNYMTIDLMLTGRKIGLTPVQIESANNSPLITEESVNGVFAFVDRVSFKLKPEPSANTIYFSGGDT, from the coding sequence ATGGAAAAAAGAATTTATAATGTTGATTTAGAAAACATAACTGAACAAGGTTTGAAAGAATTACAACAACAGTATGTCCAGGATCCTATGAGTTTATTGAAAGTTGATGAGGTTGATGCAGATCATTTAACGCAAAGATTTACTGGATTTTTAAAAGATTATTTGAGTTTGGCAGGTATTGAAGGGTATGTTTTAGGACTTAGCGGAGGACTTGATTCGAGTTTAGTTCTTGACTTAAGTGTTGAAGCAATCGGTTCTGAAAATGTATTGGGCTTATTAATTCCGTCTGAAAAAACAAGTCAAGATAGTATTGATTTTGGTAAGATGGTCGCAAAACAATATGGTGTTTCTTATGCTGTAGTTCCTCAAGAATTATTTGAATTAGCAATATTAGCAGATAATTTAATTGAAGATTCAATTGATAAACAATTAAGTGAACAAGGAAGTTGGCAACGGACTGGATATTCTGATAATAGTATGAGAATTGGAAATGATCATGCGAGACAAAGAATGAAAATTCTTAGACGGGCTGCTGCAAAATATGGTTTGCTTGTTGGTGGAACAACAAATGATACTGAACAACAATTAGCTTATTTTACTACTGCAGGAGATGGTCGAGGAGGAATTGATATTGAATCCATAGTTAGTTTACCAAAAACTTCTGAATTCCAATATGCTAAACATAGAAATTTACCTTCTGAAGTTATTGATCGAATTCCTAGTGCGGAACTTATGGAGGGGCATACTGATGAAGGAGAATTAACAAAATTAATTGGTTATGATGTAAATTATATGACTATAGATTTGATGTTAACTGGTCGTAAAATCGGATTAACTCCTGTGCAAATTGAGTCTGCTAATAATAGTCCATTAATAACTGAGGAAAGTGTGAACGGTGTTTTTGCATTTGTGGATCGAGTAAGTTTCAAATTAAAACCAGAACCAAGTGCGAATACTATATATTTTTCAGGAGGGGATACATGA